The DNA region TGCCCTGAAGGtttatttcttgattttactttttttcccctcatatttTGTCTCTCACCCCCATTGGCCCAGATTTCCTACATTCAGATATTGAGGGTAGGGGAGTGGGGAAAGGGGAGATGAGGAGAGGTGAAGGGTTGGTTAGTACACGGCCAGTCAAGTTGAAGATGTTTGCAATAATCACCAGAAATCTCTGCAAAACTATAGAGGCTTCCTAGGGCGCATTCTGAAGAACTCTGACCCAAGTTGCTTTATTTTGCCTGGACCAGTTCTAGAAACAGATGAATGCATTCCTCTCATTGGctaggagatgggggtggggcagagatCATAAGTTCTATTTCTGCAGATGAGACCCGAGGATGGTGAGCCTGGAGTGGCTACCCATATGGCATGGATAGGTCCAGCTGCTGTCCTCCCCCAGGCAGGAGAGCAAGCAGCCAGCAGGGGCAGGATGAAGGCCATGCTGGGGCTGCCTTGAGCTCCTGCAGTATGCCTGGCAGTTACTTTCTTAGCCAAGCTTAAGGCCCAATCTTGGATAAGGCACTACTCAACCCATTCTTCAGCCACCTTCTCCAAATGCTTCTGGAAAGTCACCCAGCTGGGCACCCAGAAGTAGGTTAAAGATCTGTTTTCTGCAGCAGCACAGTGCAAATCAGGGAAAATGACCTcaataattattttgttattgcaAGGTGTCTACAACTCTACTACAAAGATTAACACCTCGCTTTCCTTGAAAAATATTAAGGTCATATTCAGCGTTTTCCCGCATACAGGGCAGAGTgcttgcccctcccccagtcaGCAGGATTGTTAATCCCGAGGAAATGATTTGAGGGTTCTCCAAGCATTTAGGTTTTCAACGCCAAAACTTTCACAACTTCTACCtgagtggggggttggggggctaCACGTCCCTGCACTGCCAAGAGCCTGGTATTGGCAGGAACGCAGAGGCAGCCGGCGACCTTCCACCCGCCAGTGCGTCCTTCCTGCAGAGAGGTTTGGGGAAGTGAATCCCTATACCCAGCCAACATTTCCACTCGCGTCTTCAGAtgatcaaagaaaaaattttttaaaaaccggAAAAGACCTGCAGGTCTGCAAACCCCAATGGAGAACCGCCCTGCAGGCCTGCGTCCTTGGGATCTCAGGAGCAGACGACCCCAAATCAAATCGATCATGGGAAACCCCAGGGAAAGAAGGTTTCTTGCAGAGGGTCAGGATTACTGAGTGCAGGCTGCAGGGAAGTACCGGGGGAGGGGGCCCGGTCGGGAGGACTTTCCAGCCACTCAGCGTTCATCAAAAAGTTCCCTGTACATGACCCCAGTGGCTCATCGCAGGGAGTTTCTCTGATGAACCCGGGCGCGGGGTTTAGGCTTCTTTTTCCCCCTAGCAGAGGACGAGGCCAGTTCTCTTTTCTGGTCTGACTGGCTTGGAAATTCCCCGCGCCTGACCCCGCCCCGGAGAAATCCCCTGCCAGCGTTTATAGGGCGCCGCGGCGGCGCTGCAGAGCCCACAACAGTCCGAACCCGCCGTCCCGTCGGTCCGCGACACCGCGAGCAGCCAGCGCGCCGCGCAGCCCTTGGCCCGCGCACCTGGGGAGCAGCGCCCGAGCCCTCACCGCGCCATGTTCCAGCCCGCGGAGCCCGGCCAGGAGTGGGCCATGGATGGCCCCCGGGACGCGCTCAAGAAGGAGCGGCTACTGGACGACCGCCACGACAGCGGCCTGGACTCCATGAAGGACGAGGAGTACGAGCAGATGGTGAAAGAGCTGCGGGAGATCCGCCTCGAGCCTCAGGAGGCGCCGCGCGGCGCCGAGCCTTGGAAGCAGCAGCTCACCGAGGACGGAGACTCGTAAGTGTCGCGGGCCCGGGTggcggggccgggggcgccgGGCCTGCAGCCCGAGGCGCGGGGCCTGCGCTGCGGCGGCGGACCGGGGTCCGTGCACCGACCCGGAGGCCGTGCAAAGGTGCACGGCTGCGCGCGGGGACCGGGGAATCGGGGATCGGGGCGGGTTCCCGGGGCCGTGGTCCAGCAGCTCTGCCTTGCAGCCGCGCATAcacacccccccaccaccccccgtgCGGGTCCCctcggccgggggcggggctgcGGCGGGGACGCGAAGTCCCCGCTTGCATAAGGGGGGCGGGAGTTTCTGCCCCGCTGGCAGGCGCCAAGCGGCCGGGAGGGGAAGTACAGGGCGTTCCGGCCCGGCGAGAGGGCGGGGCGGTCTGGCCGGCGCCCGCCGCCTAAGCGGGGGGGCCCGGAAAGTCCCTGGGCGCCTGCCAGGAACACTCAGCTCATAATAACCTCGCGGAAAACACCGCGGCCTCGGCCTCCAGAAACCCCGACCTTGCGCAATCCCCCGCGGGCCGCGCCTCCCTGGGCCTCGCGCAGCGCACTCACCAGCCCTGCGGGgttttccctctcttcccctcagATTCCTGCACTTGGCCATCATCCATGAAGAGAAGGTGCTGACCATGGAAGTGGTCCGCCAAGTGAAGGGAGACCTGGCGTTTCTCAACTTCCAGAACAACCTGCAGCAGGTGCGCTGCTCGCCCGGCCCCGGGCCTCTCTGACCCCGTGATAAAGCTGGATCTAGCTCAGTTCCTCCCAATGATTTCTAAATTAACAATTCCTGGTCATTATCTGACCTGACCTTTTACATCTGAATCAGCCAACATCCTAGAGAGGACAGAAAATTCCACTGATTGGGGAGGCCTTTATGAAGCCCACCTGGGGCCTCTGGTATTTTGCCTTTTGCCCCTTGTACCTGCCTGGGAGGAGCAGTACCCACCACCAGGATTTCTCTTGGGCTTCAAGGGAACACAGACTGTAGGTTGGATCCATGGCTTATACTTTCTGTCCCTCTTCTCTCTGTAGACTCCTCTCCACTTGGCGGTGATCACCAACCAGCCAGAAATCGCTGGGGCACTTCTGGAAGCTGGCTGTGATCCTGAGCTCCGAGACTTTCGAGGAAATACCCCCCTACACCTTGCCTGTGAACAGGGCTGCCTGGCCAGTGTGGGAGTCCTGACTCAGCCCCGCGGGACCCAGCACCTCCACTCCGTCCTGCAAGCCACCAACTACAATGGTACGTCTGGctgccctgcccatcagagggcaGGTGAcgtggggaagggagaggtgggCCGACTTAAGGAGTCCAAGCAAGGTTTAAACTCTCAACATGTGAAAAGTTGAGAACACGTGTATTCATAAAGGCCTATTTGATGCCTTACTAAAGTCCATTCAGAACCCAGATTCTGGGTTCTTCAAATTCAGAAGAATTTGTCCCTTAAAAGAATAGGTGAAAGGTTCTGCTTGAGAAGTGAGGGTTGAAACAAGGGGTTATATTTTCTTACTTTTGGTCCCCTAGGTCACACGTGTCTGCACTTGGCCTCTATTCATGGCTACCTGGGCATCGTGGAGCTGTTGGTGTCCTTGGGTGCTGATGTCAACGCACAGGTGAGTGCCTCACACCTTCAGATGGAGTGCATCAGGCTCCCAGCCCTCCTCCATATGATCCCGTGCTTTTGTTGCAAGCAGAAACCCCACACTCAGCCGTAAGCATCTCAAATTCTTTTTGGTTTCAGGAGCCCTGCAATGGCCGAACTGCCCTCCATCTCGCGGTTGACCTGCAGAATCCCGACCTGGTGTCGCTCTTGTTGAAGTGTGGGGCCGACGTCAACAGGGTCACCTACCAGGGCTACTCCCCGTACCAGCTCACCTGGGGCCGCCCAAGCACCCGGATACAGCA from Eschrichtius robustus isolate mEscRob2 chromosome 1, mEscRob2.pri, whole genome shotgun sequence includes:
- the NFKBIA gene encoding NF-kappa-B inhibitor alpha, producing MFQPAEPGQEWAMDGPRDALKKERLLDDRHDSGLDSMKDEEYEQMVKELREIRLEPQEAPRGAEPWKQQLTEDGDSFLHLAIIHEEKVLTMEVVRQVKGDLAFLNFQNNLQQTPLHLAVITNQPEIAGALLEAGCDPELRDFRGNTPLHLACEQGCLASVGVLTQPRGTQHLHSVLQATNYNGHTCLHLASIHGYLGIVELLVSLGADVNAQEPCNGRTALHLAVDLQNPDLVSLLLKCGADVNRVTYQGYSPYQLTWGRPSTRIQQQLGQLTLENLQMLPESEDEESYDTESEFTEDELPYDDCVLGGQRLTL